In one window of Poriferisphaera corsica DNA:
- a CDS encoding sugar porter family MFS transporter, with the protein MNEASNKSNHSHGEIEQGNILYVITLSCVAAVGGFLFGYDSGVINGTIPALQTAFKSTNVGTGFNVASILLGCVFGALLAGTCANRFGRKPTMIVTAVAFMLSAIGSGIANTSEFFVAARILGGLAVGAASVISPAYIAEIAPKHIRGGLGSLQQLAIVLGIFAAFLTNYLIAHSAGNAINTWLLGFAAWRWMFWMEAVPSIVFFIGAILIPESPRHLVAKGYHERAKSIFLKTRGGNVHLLVEQVKETLKTNKQPSFKDLIHDKSKRIHSIVWIGIVLSIFQQFVGINVVIYYGAYLWEAAGFTEAQALQTNLLSGAVNVSATIVAILLIDKVGRKPLLAAGSIGMFVNLAILTVIFSLADMDKDGNLMLTSNQAIVGLTVINLFVFFFGVSWGPVVWVLLGEMFPNRIRAAALSVGAAAQWLANFVITLTFPPMLAVLGLSGSYAIYTLFALISLIFVLIWIRETKGKQLEEMQL; encoded by the coding sequence ATGAACGAAGCATCCAATAAAAGCAATCATAGCCATGGCGAAATCGAGCAAGGCAACATTCTTTATGTGATCACCTTATCTTGCGTGGCTGCGGTGGGCGGGTTTCTGTTTGGCTATGATTCTGGCGTGATTAATGGCACAATCCCTGCCCTGCAAACTGCGTTTAAATCGACGAATGTAGGCACAGGTTTTAATGTTGCTTCGATTTTACTGGGGTGCGTGTTTGGCGCATTGCTAGCTGGGACATGCGCAAATCGGTTTGGCCGCAAACCGACGATGATCGTCACCGCGGTTGCATTCATGCTTTCAGCGATTGGTTCAGGCATTGCAAATACTTCAGAATTTTTTGTTGCCGCTCGCATATTAGGCGGCCTTGCAGTTGGTGCAGCATCCGTGATTTCTCCAGCATATATCGCAGAAATTGCGCCGAAGCATATTCGTGGTGGCCTCGGATCGCTGCAACAACTGGCGATTGTATTGGGCATATTTGCGGCATTTCTGACAAACTATCTAATCGCGCATTCCGCAGGAAATGCAATCAATACTTGGTTGCTCGGATTTGCAGCATGGCGATGGATGTTTTGGATGGAAGCGGTACCATCGATTGTGTTTTTTATTGGCGCGATATTAATACCGGAATCGCCGCGACATTTGGTAGCCAAAGGTTATCATGAACGCGCGAAATCAATCTTCCTCAAAACTCGCGGCGGTAACGTACATCTGCTTGTTGAACAGGTCAAAGAAACCTTAAAAACAAACAAACAACCTTCTTTTAAAGATTTGATACACGACAAATCTAAACGCATCCACAGCATCGTTTGGATTGGTATTGTTTTATCTATTTTCCAGCAATTCGTGGGCATCAATGTCGTGATTTATTACGGGGCGTACTTGTGGGAGGCAGCAGGCTTTACGGAAGCGCAGGCTCTACAAACTAACCTGCTTTCTGGGGCTGTGAATGTGTCGGCAACAATTGTGGCTATCTTGTTGATAGATAAGGTTGGACGAAAGCCACTACTGGCAGCGGGATCAATTGGGATGTTCGTCAATCTCGCGATCCTGACCGTTATCTTTTCTTTGGCAGACATGGACAAAGATGGAAACCTGATGCTGACAAGCAATCAGGCTATTGTTGGGTTAACTGTGATCAATTTGTTTGTATTTTTCTTTGGCGTGTCTTGGGGCCCCGTAGTTTGGGTGCTTCTTGGCGAAATGTTCCCAAACAGGATTCGAGCCGCAGCATTATCTGTGGGCGCAGCAGCACAATGGTTAGCCAACTTTGTGATCACACTGACATTCCCTCCCATGCTTGCCGTTCTGGGATTATCTGGTTCGTATGCAATCTACACACTTTTCGCACTGATATCGCTCATTTTTGTGCTTATCTGGATCCGTGAAACAAAAGGCAAGCAACTGGAGGAAATGCAACTCTGA